GATTAGTTCATAAATCCgggagaaaaaatagaaaaaaacattaaactGCAATCGAGTGCTTGCGGTTTCCTCTGTTGATATCATCTTAGCATTGACCATGAATAGATTGACAGGAAATCCTGTTCTCAATCTTGCAGGGTTACAGTTTTATCTTTCGGCATGCTGGCTTGTCCTGTCACTGGAATATGTTCAGTAGTCTTTGAGGTGATCCATGTTCCAAAAATAGTTAAATCCTGTCATTggaatttgagttttatgaacCCCTTTTATGAATCCTATCAATGCTGATACAGACTCTGGTGCTGCCAAATCTTCgttcatttttattgatgCTAGTTCTTGGTCTGCTTGCCTTCTTGGCCGAGGTAATTCAAAAACCTACAAAAATATGCATATTCATTAAGCAATCGGTCGATCAAGTAATGCTGCTAACAATTTATGTCCACAACATAAATGAAGGTTTGTTGGGCTCGGGGACTTCAACTTGAGAAAACAAGTAAAGTTTGCAACATTATTTTCATGGAGGTACATATATTTTACAAGTTCTGTTTGTTCGTTCATGGTGTTGGTCGTCCTAACTTATAGTGAATCCTTGAATTCTTCCACAGGCTGCATTGGTGCAAATATGGCATTTTGGAATATTACGAGTGGCACCTTACGGGCAAATATTTGGAATCATACTTATCCTTATCTCTCAGTGTTGGACTTTATACGTTGGTCCTGATACAGAAACTGAATAAACTGTCCTAACCTATTCTTCCAATACGGGCTCCAATTTGTGCCTCTTGGTTTATGGCTTATCATCCCCCGTGATTCTTTTTAGGCTGCAGATGGAACCGcttgtattttgtatttaaattttgaattttaacatattttgtcaattataatatttatttgttactAAGTTTACTACCATTTAATCaatatataatctttttattgatttcaatatattgtttgttttgtttttcatgaTATTTACACTTTGTATgtaaatggtatttttatgTAGTACAATTACttggtataaaaataaataaatattgagaattaatttaataacagatgaattaataatttcaaattaaaaagattctTAAAATTCCGAAGTATTATCAATTAAAAGatctcaaaaattaaaaaaggaatagACAAATTTGCATTAAAAAACCTAGACGATAAATTTGATGGTGGATATTTTAGGATTCTTGTAAAATCAATCGACGTAATGAAATTTCAACTACAAAtcttaagaaataaaaataagaacattACAAATCTTCAAAGCCTCAGATAGCAGTCTATTTGACATCAAGAAAATTCAGCCGGTAATTCCAACTAAAAGAACAAATCCTCATTGGCTTTcgaaatcaataaaaaaaagtctcaGATCTGGGAAAAGTTCATGATTTGTGATGAAATCAGGGTATGAGAAAGATGAGATgagtcttaaaaaaaatgtaatcaCACAAAACGGCTCTGTAAATCTATAGAAAAAGATGAACAGATTCCTATCAAGATGTGAAAAATTTGGTTTTGGTTCAATCATAGCATCGTCGGTCACCGCCATTGAGCTCTCGACGACGTGGCATCGAAccgaaaaaacaaaaagaatgaaagaaaatcaaattatccTCAGCGACCCGTTTCAAATCAACCACACAGGAGAATCACAGAAAACGGCTGAAAATCCCCAAACAGCAAAATGATCCAACAACCAGCCCGCTCCAAAATAGAAACGAATCGGCGTCGGAGGCCACTGGCTGATGGGAGCCAACAGTCGTATCCATGCCTTCTCGCTGCGATTTGGAGTGTCATACGGCACTTCCTATCAATTTTGGGAGTGCTTCTTCATCGGAACTtctaacacaaaattaaaccCTAAAGCTACAAAAAGAAATCGCCAGGACGAACATCGGAGAACTAAGAACTATAGACGAATTCCGCTACAGAAATgtgaggaagatgaagaacgTGGGTCGATATTTATGGAGGCGAAGGAAGGACTCCAAGGGTTTAGCAGCGACGAATTCGTAACCCTAATTTCAGATGTTGGGGTTGCAATATGGGCCGAGAGTATAAAATGAGCAAACGGGTCGGAAAAATCCGGGTCCAATTAAAGAAGCCCGATTCATCCAATTCggttcaaaaaatatatatttgattttattatttaatctcCCTTGCCAACCATAAAACATGGgcgaaaagtaaaaaataaaccatTAATTACCGTAATGATTCGCTGGTTCACCAGTCCCACTCACTCCGGTTGACCTGGCTGATATCagcatatatttttaatttatttgccACGTGGAGTCCATTCACGTCGACGTCACATGGAGAACGATGCAGCGCCGCTACagaatataaaaatgataaattttagCAATACCAGGAAAATGGTCGTCTTATGTGGGCCCAATTGCCAAAAAAGTACTGGTGTGATTAGCTTGTGGATCAGAGATCTTGACCGTTCATTTTTTACGATTTCAGTCGTGGCTAGATTCGACGGCCAATATTTTAGAACGTTATTTTAATGGGTAGTTGGTTACTTAACaaaaggaataataataataataagactATAATAGTTTATTAATGTATAATTGAACTCTGCACCATATATTCTcgatcaaaatattatataattttaatttatattattcatttagGGCGAGAGTttatattttggaaaatttaaCTTAATCGGTCGAATTCATGTATTATCTTATAGTTATGTTGGATAAATCAACCTTGCCTTCCAGAACTCCTAAACCTTTGACCCGACATTATTCTCGAGCTTGAGACATTGAGGCAATCTTTTAAATGATTTCAAACTTACTAGTTTTGTCCTCAAATACATTGGAAGGGTTGTGTAACAGCCTAATACCAaaatatgagatcccacattagtcaGATAATATAACAAAACTTTGAAAGAAAGCTCATAAGAAAATGTCCATAAAGAATAATACCAATGATGAGTTTGAGCtactaagggggtggattatgatatCCTACCTTGGCTAGAGAAGAGAATCGAGGTTTTcaaaccttgaggggagccCAACGAAAGCAATATCCACCAAGATTCATATCAAGTTTTGCTGGGATATGGATTTGGCGTACATACCATATTTTACTGCTacgtcccacattggttggggaggagaacaaatcaccatttataagggtgcagAAACCTTCCtcgtagatgcgttttaaagctttgaaagGGAAGCTTGGCACGTTTAAAcatctgttagcagtggatATGGACCGTTACATAGCCAAACACGTTCAATTTTGgagtttatttttagtttactAGTTACATAAATAATAGAGGAATGATATGAGGGATGTTTTGTGGCATTTGTCTTGCAGTGCACAGGTTGGGCCCATCTCTGATCTTtctcattaataaaatacgcACCCATCGCTCATTCTCCCACTCGCTCCTCTACTCAcccactcactcactcactcactcactcactcacagTAATGGAGCGCCTAACCCTCTCCTtcctcttcgtcttcttcctcctcctcctctccccAAGCTTCCCTGTTGTTACAAAGGCTGGTTCCATTGGTGTCAACTATGGCAGAATCGCCAACAATCTCCCTTCCGCCGTCAAGGTCGTTAACCTCCTCAAATCCCACGCCCTTCAAAGGGTCAAGGTTTACGACACCGATCCGGCCGTTCTCAGAGCCATTTCCGGCTCTGGCATTAAAGTCACCGTCGATTTGCCCAACGAACTCCTCTTCGCCGCCGCCAAACGCCTCACCTTCGCCTACACATGGGTCGAAAAGAACATCGTCGCCTACTACCCTTCCACGGAAATCGAAGCCATTGCTGTCGGCAACGAAGTCTTTGTTGACCCACATAACACGACGTCGTTTCTCATTCCGGCCATGAAGAACATTCACCAAGCCCTCGTTAAATACAACCTCCATTCCTCCATTAAAGTCTCTTCTCCTATAGCCTTAAGCGCCCTGCAAAACTCTTACCCTTCCTCCGCCGGTTCATTCCGTCCGGAGCTTATCGAATCGGTTTTCCGGCCAATGCTGGAGTTTCTCCGGCAGACTGGCTCTTATTTGATGGTTAACGCTTACCCATTTTTCGCTTACGAGTCTAACTCCGATGTGATTTCTTTAGACTACGCTCTTTTCCGGGAGAACCCCGGCGTGGTGGATGCCGGTAGCGGTTACCGGTACTTCAGTTTATTCGACGCCCAAATCGACGCCGTTTTCGCCGCCATGTCGGCTCTGAAATACGACGACATTAAAATGGTGGTTACCGAAACTGGGTGGCCGTCTAAAGGCGACGAGAACGAGATTGGCGCTAGTGTCGAAAACGCCGCCGCATACAACGGGAATCTGGTCCGGCGGATTTTGAGCGGCGGCGGAACTCCATTGCGGCCGAAAGCAGATCTGACCGTCTATTTATTCGCCCTTTTCaacgaaaacaaaaagaacggtcccacatcggaaaGAAACTACGGCTTATTTTACCCTAACGAAGAATCAGTTTACGATATCCCTTTCACAACAGAGGGGTTGAAAGACTACCACGACAAACcatcgccgtcgccgtcgccggcTACCGGTGGCGACGGGAAGTCCGGACCAGTCAACGGCGGTGGGAATGTTTCAAAAAGTCAAACGGGGAATACGTGGTGCGTTGCGAGTGGTGAAGCGGGGAAAGAGAAGCTGCAGGCGAGTCTAGATTATGCTTGTGGTGAAGGAGGGGCGGATTGCCGTCCAATCCAAGTGGGTGCCACGTGTTACAATCCTAACACGCTTGAGGCACATGCTTCGTATGCTTTCAATAGTTATTATCAGAAGAACGGGCGAAAGACTGGCACGTGTTACTTTGGAGGGGCGGCTTACGTAGTCACGCAACCACCGAGTAAGTACTCTAtagttttctcttttttattatttttttatatatattttttttactacgACTCGAGCCGACCGGGTCCGGCctggttttcattttttaatgcGCTGACGTGGTCCACGAGGTGGACTGATGGAGGTGCAGGCCAGCTCAGTAAGAAGCCAAATTTTACAGCCCACATGCCGAGCATTATTAGAGAAAGGGAATCTTAGTTTTGCTTACGTGGACCCATCTTTTTGGGAACCCctaattaatctttttactcaaatattattttaactattttaaattttaaattttggtttctAAAAACtgataaaaattcaatttggtCTCTTCTTGAATTGTGttttaaattaagagaaaaaatggattttttttttgtctagtGGGTTCGCGGGTTTGGATGTGAACCCTAATTGAGGTCGTTTGGAAGAGCAACTAACTAAAAATTCTATTCGGTTCATGGGTTTTGGATGTGAACCCTAATTGAGGTCATTTTTGGATTTGAACCCTATTGAGATCGTTTAGGTCACTGACTCAATCAGTCTGAAATGTCGAGCCGGTCTAAACAAATTTCTcagctttttttatttatttatttatttattttaattattggtgTATTTTTGTGTGTGCAGAGTATGGGAGCTGTGAATTCCCGACAGGGTATTGAAGTTGAAGGGACAacggagagaaaaaaaaaaggttaatttttatgtttggtGTTTAGAGTATGAGAGAATTCTTTTGTAATCCAATTGTTTGGTGATAATGATAGTTagtttctaaactttttatttaatagtgAATAAtccattaaatataaaattaaaactttattcaatatttaaaaacttataaaaaatttattttctacaatatctgaaatataatattttaatattggaTGTAGGGCCGAATCTATGACATGTTCTCTATAGTCAAATCACTCTACAAGTAAGATTGATTATGTTAAGGTTgactaaaagaaaacataaatgtTCTTTCTAATgcatacatgactttatatagcctcaaagtAAAACCGTTCACCTTCTATGATACATTTCAAGAGTTTGTAATGTTTACGACAATAATTagtgtaatttaaaaataaataaaagttctaAAACTCAAAAGCAAGCTTCTAACTCAaagtattttgaaacttttatttcataaatgaaattaaactTGATTCTTATTAACGTGACATTGATATTATAGGATTGAAATGTCTCCCTCGATATCATTCATAAATTATTGGTCGGGacaaaatccaaaactcaGTCAACCCCTCCATTTCCGAACATGTCTCACCTTCACAAACCTTAGACAATGTAACtgtctttttaataataaaaggtggattcaaataaaaaaaatgatgtttgTAATAGTGTCAAAATTGGTTTGTCGTTGCAGCTTGGTCggacaatttttaaaaatactcggtGGTGTCAGCCATGCCCAGCAAGTTCCGGAAGGCCATCTACGCCGTGAAAGACCAAACCAGCATCAGCCTTGCCAAAGTCTCCGCCTCCGGCAGCGGCCCCAATGCCACCTCCTTGGAAGTCACCATTCTCAAAGCCACCACTCACGACGACGTCCCTCTCGACCACCGCTACCTGGCGGAAATCCTCCTCTTCATCTCCTCCAACAAATCCCACGCCGCCGTCTGTGTTCATTCCATCGCTAAACGCATTGCCAGAACCCGTAATTGGATCGTCGCCCTCAAATCTCTCAATCTCGTCTTCCGTATCTTCCAAGAAGGCGACCCGATTTTCCCCCGCGAAGTTCTCCTCGCCATGAAACGCGGCGCTAAAATCCTCAACCTCTCCAATTTCCGCGACGATTCAAATTCCAATCCGTGGGATTACACCGCTTTTGTTCGAACCTTTGCTCTGTATCTCGATGAACGCCTCGATTGCTTTCTTAACGGGAAGCTTCAAAAGCGATACACTCAAGGGAAGACTACACGACGGATGAACGAGCCGATTCGGGATATGAAGCCGACGATGTTAATTGATCGGATTTCTTACTGGCAGAAATTACTGGACAGAGCAATCGCCACCAGACCCACCGGATCGGCGAAGAGGAATCGATTGATTCAACATTCGCTTCACGCCGTCGTTCAAGAGAGCTTCGATTTATACAGAGATATCTCCGATGGGCTTGCGCTTCTTCTAGATAGCTTCTTCCATTTGCAGTATCAATCCTGTGTTAATGCGTTTCATGCGTGCGTGAAAGCCGCGAAGCAATTTGAGGAATTGGGTTCTTTTTATGATGTGTGTAAAAGTATTGGGGTTGGAAGAACCTCGGAGTATCCGAGTGTTCAACAGCCTTCCGATGAGTTAATCGAGACATTGCAGGAGTTTTTGAAAGAACATGCTTCCTTCCCCTGCCATGGAAATCgatcgccgccgccgccgacgCCGATGCCGATGCCGATGCCGACGCCGACGCCGACGCAGGTTTTTCTCTCTGGACCAACGGTGAAGTTCACCGAGGAGCAATTGGAATCGTCGGATAAGAATTCGGATTGGGGGTCTGATTTTAACTCGTTTGGGGATATTATGAGCGCCGCCGGAAGCTGGCCTAGCCCGGCTAATTCCGTCGAGCACGACGGCGAGTGCTTCTCCGATTATCAGCAATCGCAGTTGGGAGATTTCAGTAATGAATCGATTCTGTCTCCGAATTTTGCGTTCTTTGAAGAAAACCAAAAGGGTTTTCAAGCGGAAGAACACCAATTTAGAGTTGGGGATTGGGAGATCGTTCTGGCGGAGTCCGCTACCGAGTCGCCGCAAAATTGGCCGGATTTCTTCTCACCGTCCGTCGGCGACAACATGTTTGTGAAGCCCCTTGCGCCGCAGCAGCAGCATCACAACAACAACCCATTTCTTCAAGATTCAAGCGATTTATTCACAGTTGCACCAACATTCAAAGCAGAGACCGAAATGACTCAAACATTCGGCGCTCATAATTTGAATGAAGCAGCCACCATGGCCCCAACATTCAGAGCAGAAACAGCAACATTTCTGATCGGAGTTGATATGGGTATTGAAAACGATCCATTTGCAGTGCCGTGGGGAAGCGAATTGAGTGGAAATGATCGGAGTTTTGAAGGGATGAATCATGATAGTTTGTTGCAGCAGCAGAAGTTGTGGAAGGAGCATCAAAACAAGATTATAGCGAAGCATTCGTTGTGAGTTTTGGAGAAGAATTAAGAAAGATTGAGACTTTGGGATGTAAATTTAAGAGGAGATTTCTTCAAACCTGAATTCAAATCAAAAGTGTTGTATATAACacatgtttttatttcattaaaggGTTAGGGACAAATTATCGAGTTGATGGGTAGGGAAGACTGTCCTCGAGGTGAATTGGAAACCGGATTGTTATATACCTTATGACCCAATTGTCACTGTTTTGAACGGTCGTTTTCTAAGGAATGTGCGTTGTATGATTGTTGTGATGAGAAtgattagggaggagaacaaaatattccttataagagtgtgaaaaactctccataatagatacgttttaaaaacggtGAGATTGACGACAATACGGACAAtatgagctattacaaatggtattagcaCCAAACACCGGAGAATGCTGGGCCCACAagatggtggattgtgagatctcatatcggttggagagagaaacgaaatattacttataagagtatgaaaacctatgaaaacctctccctagtaggcAAAAGCGAACAATGTGGACTTGTATTGTTACATTTGCAATAATTAGACATTGTGTGCTCTAGTAATAGAGGGAGTGATCTAAGTCATCCTAAGGGATCACCGACATACCAAGGAGGAGATTAGGAACGAGTTGTTTGTGGGTGCACATCTAACCCCGAGAGGGAGAGTACCTTATTGAGTTTTTTAATACTCCGCTAGTGACCTTA
This sequence is a window from Cucurbita pepo subsp. pepo cultivar mu-cu-16 chromosome LG04, ASM280686v2, whole genome shotgun sequence. Protein-coding genes within it:
- the LOC111793643 gene encoding clathrin coat assembly protein AP180-like, with amino-acid sequence MPSKFRKAIYAVKDQTSISLAKVSASGSGPNATSLEVTILKATTHDDVPLDHRYLAEILLFISSNKSHAAVCVHSIAKRIARTRNWIVALKSLNLVFRIFQEGDPIFPREVLLAMKRGAKILNLSNFRDDSNSNPWDYTAFVRTFALYLDERLDCFLNGKLQKRYTQGKTTRRMNEPIRDMKPTMLIDRISYWQKLLDRAIATRPTGSAKRNRLIQHSLHAVVQESFDLYRDISDGLALLLDSFFHLQYQSCVNAFHACVKAAKQFEELGSFYDVCKSIGVGRTSEYPSVQQPSDELIETLQEFLKEHASFPCHGNRSPPPPTPMPMPMPTPTPTQVFLSGPTVKFTEEQLESSDKNSDWGSDFNSFGDIMSAAGSWPSPANSVEHDGECFSDYQQSQLGDFSNESILSPNFAFFEENQKGFQAEEHQFRVGDWEIVLAESATESPQNWPDFFSPSVGDNMFVKPLAPQQQHHNNNPFLQDSSDLFTVAPTFKAETEMTQTFGAHNLNEAATMAPTFRAETATFLIGVDMGIENDPFAVPWGSELSGNDRSFEGMNHDSLLQQQKLWKEHQNKIIAKHSL
- the LOC111793646 gene encoding glucan endo-1,3-beta-glucosidase 12-like: MERLTLSFLFVFFLLLLSPSFPVVTKAGSIGVNYGRIANNLPSAVKVVNLLKSHALQRVKVYDTDPAVLRAISGSGIKVTVDLPNELLFAAAKRLTFAYTWVEKNIVAYYPSTEIEAIAVGNEVFVDPHNTTSFLIPAMKNIHQALVKYNLHSSIKVSSPIALSALQNSYPSSAGSFRPELIESVFRPMLEFLRQTGSYLMVNAYPFFAYESNSDVISLDYALFRENPGVVDAGSGYRYFSLFDAQIDAVFAAMSALKYDDIKMVVTETGWPSKGDENEIGASVENAAAYNGNLVRRILSGGGTPLRPKADLTVYLFALFNENKKNGPTSERNYGLFYPNEESVYDIPFTTEGLKDYHDKPSPSPSPATGGDGKSGPVNGGGNVSKSQTGNTWCVASGEAGKEKLQASLDYACGEGGADCRPIQVGATCYNPNTLEAHASYAFNSYYQKNGRKTGTCYFGGAAYVVTQPPKYGSCEFPTGY